The Thalassotalea sp. HSM 43 genome window below encodes:
- a CDS encoding acyl-CoA dehydrogenase yields MSAPILNRRDIEFYLYEMFNVEALTQRERYQDHDRSTFNGAIDTAQAIAEKYFLPIRQKVDANEPTFDGEKIHMLPEIKVALDAVTDAGLMAPTADFDMGGMQMPLVAASGAFAYLSAVASTTLGYISLTHANCNLIEAHGSNEQIEKWVVPMRDGRFAGTMAMTEPGAGSGLADLTTTAIKDDHGNYKLSGNKIFISGGDHELNENIVHLVLARVKGAPKGVKGISLFIVPKYLVNDDGSLGERNEVALAGLFHKMGGRGHTSTALSFGEKDGATAYLVGEENKGLLYMFHMMNEARILVGTGAALTALTGYQYSLHYAKERPQGRLLSCKDPYSPPVNIIEHPDVRRMLLTQKAYSEGAYALCLYGHQLADDEKTAPSEQERQQASLVLDFLTPIIKSWPSEYGPKSNDLAIQVMGGHGYINEHPVELFYRDNRLNPIHEGTTGVQSLDLMCRKVPMNNGKGYNAFLEVMKSTIDDALQQDELAQYAAQLAAAIDNLQQVTTEVLAQSTQQQIDLVFSNSVSYLTMFGHITIAWLWLKQAVIANVALANQPHIDDQQFYQGKMQAMKYFFHSELPLTYHWGNLVKNIDSTCFDTKPDWL; encoded by the coding sequence ATGTCTGCACCAATACTTAATCGTCGTGATATTGAGTTTTATCTTTATGAAATGTTCAATGTTGAGGCGCTAACCCAACGTGAACGTTACCAAGATCATGACCGTTCGACGTTTAACGGCGCGATAGACACCGCGCAAGCAATCGCTGAAAAGTATTTTCTTCCTATTCGACAAAAAGTTGACGCCAACGAACCAACCTTTGACGGCGAGAAAATACACATGTTGCCAGAAATAAAAGTCGCCCTCGATGCCGTAACAGACGCAGGATTAATGGCTCCGACCGCTGATTTTGATATGGGTGGTATGCAAATGCCTTTGGTCGCTGCCAGTGGTGCCTTTGCTTATTTATCCGCGGTTGCGAGTACCACCTTAGGTTATATTTCCCTGACTCACGCAAACTGTAATTTAATTGAAGCACATGGCAGCAATGAGCAAATCGAAAAGTGGGTTGTGCCAATGCGAGACGGTCGCTTTGCCGGTACTATGGCGATGACGGAGCCAGGTGCAGGTTCAGGTTTAGCCGACTTAACCACCACGGCGATTAAAGATGATCACGGTAATTATAAGCTTAGCGGCAATAAAATTTTTATTTCCGGTGGTGATCATGAACTAAATGAAAATATCGTGCATTTGGTGTTAGCCCGAGTGAAAGGTGCGCCTAAAGGTGTGAAAGGTATCTCGTTGTTTATCGTTCCGAAATACCTTGTCAATGACGATGGTAGTTTAGGCGAACGTAACGAAGTCGCCCTTGCCGGTCTATTTCATAAAATGGGTGGTCGAGGCCATACCTCTACCGCACTAAGTTTTGGAGAGAAAGACGGAGCTACAGCGTATTTGGTTGGCGAAGAAAATAAAGGCTTACTTTATATGTTTCATATGATGAATGAAGCTAGGATCCTTGTTGGAACCGGTGCTGCACTTACCGCCTTAACCGGGTATCAGTATTCACTGCACTACGCCAAAGAAAGACCACAAGGCCGTCTATTGTCATGTAAAGACCCATACTCGCCGCCAGTAAACATCATAGAGCACCCCGATGTTCGCCGTATGTTGCTCACACAAAAAGCCTATTCAGAAGGCGCTTATGCATTGTGTTTGTATGGTCATCAACTTGCCGACGATGAAAAAACAGCGCCATCAGAGCAAGAACGCCAACAGGCTTCACTGGTTTTGGATTTTCTTACGCCCATCATTAAAAGTTGGCCTTCAGAATATGGCCCTAAATCCAATGATTTAGCCATTCAAGTAATGGGCGGCCACGGTTATATCAATGAACACCCTGTTGAATTGTTTTATCGTGATAACCGACTTAATCCAATCCATGAAGGTACTACGGGTGTGCAATCGCTTGATTTAATGTGCCGCAAAGTACCAATGAACAACGGTAAAGGCTATAACGCCTTTCTTGAGGTGATGAAATCGACTATTGATGACGCCTTGCAACAAGATGAGTTAGCCCAATATGCAGCGCAACTTGCTGCCGCTATAGACAACCTACAGCAGGTAACCACTGAAGTATTAGCGCAATCGACGCAACAACAAATTGACCTAGTATTTTCCAACTCGGTAAGTTACTTAACCATGTTTGGCCATATTACTATTGCTTGGTTATGGCTAAAACAAGCAGTCATCGCCAACGTCGCATTAGCAAACCAACCACATATTGATGACCAACAATTTTATCAAGGAAAAATGCAAGCAATGAAGTACTTTTTCCACAGTGAATTACCCCTGACCTACCACTGGGGAAATTTAGTTAAGAATATCGACAGCACCTGTTTTGACACCAAACCAGACTGGTTATAA
- a CDS encoding DUF418 domain-containing protein, translating to MSVIKSLRYENIDALRGFALMGLFVVHMVEYFELYWYQPKPGWVHDVVFGLFGGKAYAMFAMLFGVSFYILQHSKRMSGEHFSRLFTRRLAILCLLGYLHGLIYSGDILLVLGVCGFLLVVLQGLSTRMLAVVALLFILQLPLIVHVAWLVGQGLSYGEPLHYSVMGQTFEALAHGSLWDVIINNSANGQLGKWLFFVESGRLYTLIGLFIAGYAIARTGWLFKKNIPYKDLALIALMAIGIIVLCDFLSHRIQAWQLAQAELRSLHGVIANYHNTAIMVLEVCVLLALYNLPVCRRLLNSQSAAGRMSLTLYVGQSIVGVMLFYGYAGGMYDSMPQTTALGGAVICWLVQLKLAQYWLARHQYGPLEWLWRSLTYGRKVS from the coding sequence ATGTCCGTTATTAAATCATTACGTTACGAGAACATAGATGCACTGCGAGGCTTTGCTTTGATGGGCCTATTTGTTGTGCATATGGTTGAGTATTTTGAGCTTTATTGGTATCAACCTAAGCCAGGTTGGGTCCATGATGTGGTGTTTGGGTTGTTTGGCGGTAAAGCCTACGCGATGTTTGCCATGTTATTTGGGGTTAGCTTTTATATCTTGCAGCATAGCAAACGCATGTCGGGGGAACATTTCAGTCGACTATTTACACGCCGTTTAGCTATTTTGTGTTTGTTGGGCTATTTGCATGGTCTGATTTATAGCGGTGATATCTTGTTAGTCTTGGGTGTGTGTGGCTTTTTGCTGGTCGTGTTGCAAGGCTTATCGACTCGCATGTTGGCGGTTGTGGCATTGCTGTTTATTTTACAATTGCCGTTAATAGTCCACGTTGCTTGGCTTGTTGGTCAAGGTCTAAGTTATGGTGAGCCTCTACATTATTCAGTAATGGGACAAACGTTTGAGGCATTAGCGCATGGCTCGTTATGGGACGTTATTATAAACAACAGTGCAAATGGGCAATTAGGAAAGTGGTTGTTTTTTGTCGAGAGCGGACGCTTATATACCTTGATTGGTTTGTTTATTGCAGGCTATGCCATTGCTCGTACAGGTTGGTTGTTTAAGAAAAATATACCATATAAAGACCTTGCGCTTATTGCGTTGATGGCTATTGGTATTATTGTGCTGTGTGACTTCTTATCGCATCGGATTCAAGCGTGGCAATTAGCGCAAGCAGAGTTACGAAGTCTACATGGGGTGATCGCCAATTATCACAATACGGCCATTATGGTATTGGAAGTTTGCGTATTGTTGGCATTGTATAACTTGCCAGTGTGTAGACGCCTGTTGAATAGCCAATCAGCAGCGGGGCGGATGAGCTTAACACTTTATGTTGGGCAATCCATTGTTGGGGTCATGCTATTTTATGGTTATGCTGGCGGGATGTATGATTCGATGCCACAAACTACGGCGTTAGGGGGGGCGGTTATTTGTTGGCTTGTTCAGTTAAAGTTGGCGCAATATTGGCTAGCACGACATCAATACGGCCCGTTAGAATGGTTATGGCGATCATTAACGTATGGGCGCAAGGTCAGCTAA
- a CDS encoding MATE family efflux transporter, with amino-acid sequence MTKSNKRTQRDLLNGSVSQTLKQMTIPMTYGMVLLMTFNLVDTFFVGMLGTAPLAAISFTFPITFTVISMAIGLGIGTSAVIAKTLGKGNKDDACNAATVALMVSSVIVIILSALGYLYSAEIFTLLGAEQKLLPLIHQYMDLWFLGSIGLVAPMIGNAILRASGDTHTPSIIMGSAGLINAVLDPVFIFGFGPVPAMGIQGAAIATLISWAFGLVFITYILGIKRKLIHMNLPPWSVIRNSTRQILKIGLPAAGANMLTPIAAAVMTAIAATYGESTVAAFGVGSRIESIASLVVLALSMTLPPFISQNFGAEKLSRVEEGYKVSVRFVLMWQLGVYLALLLIAPYIAAAFTNEQEVADLIKLFIYILPLGYGLQGIIILTNSSFNALHKPMIALVLSVLRLFVFYVPLAYVGSLLFDIEGFFIGAVIGNFFMAVVSYQLFKRQFKCPQKLVSA; translated from the coding sequence ATGACCAAATCCAATAAGCGAACCCAACGAGATTTATTAAACGGTTCGGTTAGCCAAACGTTGAAGCAAATGACCATACCGATGACATACGGCATGGTGCTACTGATGACCTTCAATTTGGTTGATACATTCTTTGTTGGCATGCTGGGTACCGCACCTCTTGCTGCAATCAGTTTTACCTTCCCAATCACCTTTACCGTTATCAGCATGGCCATTGGTTTGGGCATAGGTACGTCAGCAGTTATTGCTAAAACCCTAGGTAAGGGCAATAAAGACGATGCCTGTAACGCCGCAACGGTGGCTCTTATGGTGTCATCGGTGATTGTTATTATTCTCTCCGCACTGGGTTATCTATATTCCGCTGAAATATTTACCTTACTCGGCGCGGAGCAAAAATTATTGCCACTGATTCATCAGTACATGGATTTGTGGTTCTTAGGCAGTATTGGCTTGGTGGCACCTATGATCGGTAATGCGATTTTAAGGGCATCAGGAGATACGCACACGCCAAGTATTATTATGGGTAGCGCAGGTTTGATTAACGCGGTTCTGGATCCTGTGTTTATATTTGGCTTTGGCCCTGTACCGGCAATGGGTATACAAGGGGCGGCTATCGCCACCTTGATCTCATGGGCATTTGGTCTGGTGTTTATTACCTATATTCTAGGCATTAAACGAAAGTTGATTCACATGAACTTGCCACCTTGGTCGGTGATTCGTAATTCAACACGACAAATTTTAAAAATTGGCTTGCCAGCAGCGGGAGCTAATATGCTGACGCCAATCGCAGCGGCTGTGATGACAGCGATCGCTGCCACGTATGGCGAGTCGACCGTTGCCGCATTTGGTGTAGGCTCGCGAATCGAATCGATCGCAAGCTTGGTTGTGTTGGCGTTATCAATGACGCTTCCGCCATTTATCAGTCAAAACTTTGGTGCTGAGAAATTGTCTCGTGTCGAAGAGGGCTATAAGGTATCGGTGCGCTTTGTGTTAATGTGGCAATTGGGTGTTTATTTGGCGTTGCTTTTAATCGCACCGTATATCGCCGCAGCGTTTACCAATGAGCAAGAGGTTGCTGACCTGATAAAGCTGTTTATTTATATTTTACCATTAGGGTACGGCTTGCAAGGCATTATCATTTTAACCAACTCCTCATTTAATGCGTTACACAAGCCGATGATTGCTTTGGTGCTATCGGTTTTGCGTTTGTTTGTTTTTTACGTACCGCTGGCATATGTTGGCAGCTTGTTATTTGATATCGAAGGCTTCTTTATTGGCGCTGTAATCGGTAACTTTTTTATGGCTGTGGTGTCTTATCAATTATTTAAGCGCCAATTCAAATGTCCACAAAAACTGGTCTCGGCATAA
- the uvrB gene encoding excinuclease ABC subunit UvrB produces MSKDFQIVSDYKPSGDQPTAITQLLDGIDSGLAHQTLLGVTGSGKTFTVANVIATQNRPTMILAPNKTLAAQLYGEMKEFFPHNAVEYFVSYYDYYQPEAYVPTTDTFIEKDASINEHIEQMRLSATKALMERRDVIIIASVSAIYGLGDPDSYLKMMLHLRQGDIINQRDILRRLAELQYTRNDVAFQRATYRVRGDVIDIFPAESDRLALRIELFDEEVERISHFDPLTGEIENILPRVTVYPKTHYAPPRERILKAVEHIKVELKERSQQLKDNNRLVEEQRIVQRTQFDIEMMTELGYCSGIENYSRYLSGRQPGEAPPTLFDYLPDDGLLIIDESHVTVPQLGAMYKGDRSRKENLVEYGFRLPSALDNRPMKFDEFSALAPQTIYVSATPSTYELEKSGDEVAEQVVRPTGLLDPEIEVRPVETQVDDLLSEIRIRVAKNERILATTLTKRMAEDLTDYLSEHGVKTRYLHSDVDTVERMEIIRDLRLGKFDVLIGINLLREGLDMPEVSLVAILDADKEGFLRSERSLIQTIGRAARNLEGRAILYADRITGSMKRAIDETDRRRAKQQAHNEQHGITPKGLVKKIADVMGVDTTVKGAAALGQVAAPQADAEYLSTQDIDKKVAALENEMFEHARNLEFEKAAACRDEISKLRDQQLAS; encoded by the coding sequence ATGAGCAAAGATTTTCAAATCGTTTCAGATTACAAACCTAGCGGTGACCAACCAACCGCGATTACTCAGTTATTGGATGGCATCGACTCTGGTTTAGCGCATCAAACCTTACTCGGTGTAACAGGCTCCGGTAAAACCTTTACCGTTGCCAATGTCATTGCCACACAAAATCGACCGACCATGATCTTAGCGCCCAATAAAACATTGGCGGCGCAGTTATACGGTGAAATGAAAGAGTTCTTTCCGCACAATGCGGTCGAATATTTTGTGTCCTATTACGATTACTACCAACCTGAAGCGTATGTGCCAACCACAGACACCTTTATCGAAAAAGATGCGTCAATAAACGAACATATTGAGCAGATGCGTTTATCGGCAACCAAGGCGTTGATGGAGCGTCGCGATGTGATCATTATCGCCTCGGTGTCTGCTATATACGGTTTGGGTGATCCCGACTCGTACTTAAAAATGATGTTGCACTTAAGACAGGGCGACATTATTAATCAACGCGATATATTACGTCGCTTAGCAGAGTTGCAATACACTCGCAATGATGTTGCCTTTCAGCGCGCGACTTATCGTGTGCGTGGTGATGTGATTGATATATTCCCTGCAGAATCCGACCGATTGGCATTGCGTATTGAACTGTTCGATGAAGAAGTCGAACGAATCAGTCATTTTGACCCACTAACCGGTGAAATAGAAAATATCTTGCCACGGGTCACGGTTTACCCTAAAACCCACTATGCACCCCCTAGAGAGCGAATTCTTAAAGCCGTTGAGCATATAAAAGTCGAATTAAAAGAGCGTTCGCAACAACTAAAAGATAATAATCGTTTGGTTGAAGAGCAACGCATTGTGCAACGTACGCAATTTGACATCGAAATGATGACCGAGTTGGGGTATTGCTCTGGTATCGAGAATTACTCTCGCTATTTGTCAGGACGCCAACCGGGTGAAGCGCCACCAACATTGTTTGACTACCTACCCGATGATGGCTTGCTCATCATTGATGAGTCGCATGTTACCGTACCGCAATTAGGCGCCATGTATAAAGGTGACCGTTCACGCAAAGAAAACCTAGTAGAGTATGGCTTTCGCCTGCCGTCAGCGCTAGATAATCGACCGATGAAATTCGATGAATTTTCGGCATTAGCACCGCAAACCATTTATGTATCGGCGACTCCTAGCACCTATGAGTTGGAAAAAAGTGGTGATGAGGTTGCCGAGCAAGTTGTACGTCCAACTGGGTTACTCGATCCTGAGATTGAAGTTCGTCCAGTTGAAACACAAGTTGATGATTTATTGAGTGAAATTCGCATCCGAGTGGCAAAAAATGAGCGCATATTAGCGACCACATTGACCAAACGTATGGCGGAAGATCTAACCGATTATCTAAGCGAACATGGCGTTAAAACACGTTACTTGCATTCTGATGTGGACACCGTAGAGCGTATGGAAATCATTCGTGATTTACGTTTGGGTAAGTTTGACGTGCTCATTGGTATTAACTTATTGCGAGAAGGTTTGGATATGCCTGAAGTTTCTTTGGTGGCGATTCTCGATGCCGACAAAGAAGGTTTCCTGCGTTCAGAGCGCTCATTGATTCAAACCATTGGTCGAGCAGCGCGTAATTTAGAGGGCAGGGCTATTTTATACGCTGACCGAATTACCGGCTCTATGAAACGTGCCATAGACGAAACCGATCGTCGTCGAGCTAAACAACAAGCGCACAATGAACAACATGGTATTACGCCTAAAGGATTGGTGAAGAAAATTGCCGATGTTATGGGGGTTGATACCACGGTTAAAGGTGCCGCAGCGCTTGGTCAAGTGGCTGCACCACAAGCCGATGCCGAATACTTATCAACGCAAGACATCGATAAGAAGGTCGCTGCGCTAGAAAATGAAATGTTTGAGCACGCTCGCAACCTTGAGTTTGAAAAGGCTGCTGCGTGCAGAGATGAAATCTCGAAGCTCAGAGACCAACAATTAGCTTCATAA
- a CDS encoding sigma-54-dependent transcriptional regulator, translated as MHKDSLNEDNNIQVLVVEDEPQQRQIIVELLQASNYSVLSADSCEQAIVMLKDNPVDVIFSDWKLVNLSGIDLLNYCRKSDSNILSRDPGFVIATAHGTISHAVEALQLGADDYLAKPFQRQELLLTIDKALKAKELRSQNKRLSAQLSEQSELVGLVGKAKCMQQVYQRINRVSQTNASILINGETGTGKELAARALHQQSTRHGQSFIAINCGAISESIAEAELFGAEKGAYTGATALKIGKLEAANKGTIFLDEIAELPLNLQVKLLRFLQEGCITRLGSHQEIHLDVRVIAATHRDLPEQVQQGRFREDLFYRLNVVPILMPPLRERQEDIPLLSEHFLTLHAKRHQLPKTELSSNALRRLLDYHWPGNVRELSNRLERYLLLDDESELTANTQLNDAYDSAGLPVFNFPKSSFNWEQFEKYCLAESLSLHEGNRTKAAKYLQMSYKAFLYRLEKYQLNG; from the coding sequence ATGCATAAAGATAGCTTAAATGAAGACAATAACATTCAGGTACTTGTCGTTGAAGATGAACCGCAGCAACGGCAAATCATTGTCGAGCTGTTGCAAGCCTCAAATTATTCGGTGCTCAGCGCAGACAGTTGCGAACAAGCCATTGTTATGCTTAAGGACAATCCCGTCGATGTGATTTTTTCCGATTGGAAATTGGTTAATCTATCGGGCATAGATCTGTTGAATTATTGCCGTAAAAGCGACAGTAACATATTAAGTCGTGATCCAGGCTTTGTCATCGCAACCGCACATGGCACCATCAGTCACGCAGTAGAAGCACTGCAATTAGGTGCAGATGATTACCTAGCAAAACCCTTTCAACGCCAAGAACTGTTGCTGACCATTGATAAAGCGTTAAAAGCCAAAGAATTGCGCTCGCAAAACAAACGATTAAGCGCACAACTGTCAGAACAAAGTGAACTTGTTGGCCTAGTAGGCAAAGCCAAATGCATGCAACAGGTATATCAACGCATTAATCGTGTCTCGCAAACCAATGCCTCTATTTTAATAAACGGCGAGACCGGTACAGGTAAAGAACTCGCCGCCAGAGCACTGCATCAACAATCGACTCGACATGGACAATCGTTTATCGCCATTAATTGCGGAGCGATTTCCGAATCGATAGCCGAGGCGGAGCTATTTGGTGCCGAAAAAGGTGCTTATACTGGTGCAACCGCGTTAAAAATAGGAAAGCTTGAAGCGGCGAACAAAGGCACCATCTTTTTGGATGAAATTGCCGAATTACCGCTTAACTTGCAGGTAAAGTTGCTGAGATTCCTACAAGAAGGCTGCATTACTCGCTTAGGCAGTCATCAAGAAATTCATCTCGATGTACGAGTCATAGCCGCCACTCACCGAGATTTACCCGAGCAAGTGCAGCAAGGTCGCTTTCGCGAAGATTTGTTTTATCGCTTAAACGTGGTACCTATCTTGATGCCACCGTTAAGAGAGCGCCAAGAAGATATCCCGTTACTTAGCGAACACTTTTTAACCTTGCATGCCAAGCGCCATCAATTGCCAAAAACCGAGCTTTCAAGTAATGCACTAAGACGGTTACTGGATTATCACTGGCCTGGTAATGTGCGCGAATTATCGAATCGTTTAGAGCGTTACTTGTTACTTGATGATGAAAGCGAACTCACCGCCAATACGCAATTAAATGACGCTTATGATAGCGCTGGTTTGCCAGTATTTAATTTTCCTAAAAGCAGTTTTAATTGGGAGCAGTTTGAGAAGTATTGTCTTGCTGAGTCGTTATCATTACATGAAGGGAATCGCACCAAAGCGGCTAAATATCTGCAGATGTCGTATAAGGCTTTTCTCTATCGACTGGAAAAATACCAACTCAACGGTTGA
- a CDS encoding sensor histidine kinase, which translates to MSLKRYLFLLVSALILMIFVLSLLVLDFFRDNYKYEVSQQAKQISKRVISFAANEVQYAISGADKQFVLKGKPKVIFAGDSETDIEIIHNGDEEYKIITAKGHSKDHDKGHTHNSKDPDSVDTKVDTKVDKAVNQAVNNAASAADNSTVDDKVKIIEQQTIDDIATQTATETPAEQQVIAAQQFSQLVEQLHEVVIDEQGKEVEKTSNFVYQIKHPQNSGIDNLIEEIMYTLLGLTIIALVFAYWLSHKFNKPLNALAGGFSKLAQGNYQHKVVPQGVDEIKTTIVQFNDMVSRLDALSQAQKKNQQLQQLAELGEVSKGLAHALRNPIHTIGLSVEQLLQNNLSAQDKQQLLARVQSKIVHMNKTIGAMLQLTVQGVSRDQQVPIYAVIQDIILEYKASDDKQLSLAIEGNRELCITGNESEIRSILHTLIINACEASDDNGDIIIKIDNNSDNDTIVVEVQDHGPGVSAHIQANLFNPHTSDKAEGAGMGLYIAKRIITLNYDGDISLVNTDQGCHATVTFGASHA; encoded by the coding sequence ATGTCGTTAAAACGATATCTATTTTTATTGGTCAGTGCGCTTATTTTGATGATATTCGTATTATCCCTGTTAGTGCTCGATTTTTTTCGAGACAACTACAAATATGAAGTCAGCCAACAAGCCAAACAAATTTCAAAGCGAGTCATTTCTTTTGCTGCCAATGAAGTACAGTATGCAATATCAGGTGCCGATAAACAGTTTGTCCTTAAAGGCAAGCCTAAGGTTATCTTTGCCGGTGATAGCGAGACCGACATTGAAATAATCCATAATGGTGACGAAGAATACAAAATCATTACAGCCAAGGGCCATTCCAAAGATCATGACAAGGGGCATACTCATAACAGCAAAGACCCCGACTCAGTTGATACTAAGGTGGATACCAAGGTGGACAAGGCAGTAAACCAAGCAGTAAACAATGCGGCTAGTGCAGCAGACAACTCAACAGTTGACGACAAGGTCAAAATAATTGAGCAGCAAACCATAGATGACATAGCCACGCAAACGGCAACCGAGACACCAGCTGAGCAACAAGTTATCGCCGCCCAGCAGTTCTCACAATTGGTTGAGCAATTGCACGAGGTAGTGATCGATGAACAAGGTAAAGAAGTCGAAAAAACCAGTAATTTTGTCTACCAGATCAAACACCCGCAAAACTCTGGTATTGATAACTTAATTGAAGAAATCATGTACACCCTACTTGGCTTAACGATTATCGCGTTAGTTTTTGCTTATTGGCTCAGTCATAAGTTTAATAAACCGCTCAACGCGCTTGCCGGTGGATTTTCCAAACTCGCACAAGGGAATTATCAACATAAAGTGGTGCCACAAGGGGTTGATGAGATCAAAACCACAATCGTGCAATTTAATGACATGGTGTCTCGACTTGATGCCTTGTCACAAGCACAAAAGAAAAACCAACAACTGCAACAACTGGCGGAATTAGGGGAAGTATCAAAGGGCTTAGCGCACGCATTGCGCAACCCAATTCACACCATAGGGCTGAGTGTTGAACAGTTACTGCAAAATAATCTGTCGGCGCAAGACAAACAACAGCTATTGGCGCGTGTGCAAAGTAAAATCGTGCATATGAACAAAACCATCGGTGCGATGTTGCAACTTACCGTGCAAGGTGTAAGTAGAGATCAACAGGTGCCTATTTACGCCGTAATACAGGATATTATCCTTGAATATAAAGCCAGTGATGATAAGCAGTTGTCATTAGCTATTGAAGGAAATAGAGAGTTATGTATAACCGGCAACGAGTCAGAAATACGTTCAATATTGCACACCTTAATTATTAATGCCTGTGAAGCCAGCGATGACAATGGTGACATTATCATCAAAATAGATAACAACAGCGATAACGATACAATTGTGGTAGAGGTGCAAGATCACGGCCCAGGGGTTAGTGCACATATTCAAGCAAATTTATTTAACCCACACACCAGCGATAAAGCCGAAGGTGCCGGCATGGGCCTGTATATTGCCAAACGCATAATCACCTTGAATTATGATGGTGACATTAGCTTAGTTAACACCGACCAAGGTTGCCACGCGACGGTTACCTTTGGAGCAAGCCATGCATAA
- a CDS encoding GNAT family N-acetyltransferase, which translates to MTTTFLPFHQQHKNQVVTLFIEVFSASENEQEGQLIGELVKDLIATTATDDLQGFMAFDEDTLIGCIFFSRLTLTNDISAFILSPVAIATSAQVKGVGQGLINHGLDQLKAQGISLALTYGDPKYYGKVGFEQITEQQIKAPLTLSFPHGWLAQSLDDTNLASLATQCQCVKALNEQKYW; encoded by the coding sequence ATGACAACGACTTTTCTGCCATTTCATCAGCAACATAAAAACCAAGTCGTCACCCTGTTTATTGAGGTGTTTAGCGCATCTGAAAATGAACAAGAGGGGCAGCTTATTGGTGAATTAGTTAAAGATTTAATTGCGACCACGGCAACAGATGACTTACAAGGTTTTATGGCATTTGACGAGGATACATTAATAGGCTGTATTTTTTTCAGTCGTTTGACATTAACCAACGATATAAGCGCTTTTATATTGTCTCCCGTTGCCATTGCCACGAGCGCACAAGTTAAGGGGGTCGGGCAAGGTTTGATTAATCATGGGCTAGATCAACTTAAAGCACAGGGCATAAGTTTGGCATTAACTTATGGCGACCCAAAATATTATGGCAAAGTCGGCTTTGAGCAAATAACAGAACAACAAATAAAAGCGCCGTTAACGTTAAGCTTTCCTCATGGCTGGTTAGCGCAAAGTTTGGACGACACTAATTTAGCTTCACTAGCAACTCAGTGTCAGTGTGTTAAGGCATTAAACGAGCAAAAATATTGGTGA